TAAACTGTTTCTTTTTACCTTCCTATACTAATATAAAAGTAGGCTTCCCTTTGATTCTTTTGTTGCTTGTGATTATTGTATTCAGATTCCAAACTTCCATGTTTTGCAAATGGCTTTTGAGATCATCGGGTCATTGTCATATCATCttattgtatgttttttttttgctctgttACACAGAAAAACTGCAGAATGATCCTCCCATGAAGAATCGATGCGCATGCACCATTTTGTAGCTGCAAGTAAATTGGATCATATAGAGAGATTTTAATCCTTCATGATAAAATAGCACTGGGTTGTGATGCTCCATGGAACAGCTGAGAAAGTTCCCTTACTGGCATAGacgtgaaaaaaaaagaaacaaaggatCTTCACTACAGAACTTGTTTACATTTGTGTGgttgataatttatttttcatcttttCTTCATTGTTTATCCAAAGTGGCTCAAGAAAATGTACTACAATTCTTGAAGgatgtttgtttttaaatatatatacaatacgTGCAGACACACAGTTTGAAAGACACAACATAAAAGGAGTTTACTTGTTCATCTATGTTCTTTTTCTTAACTAGACTTTTGATTCTCTGAGTTGAACAATATGGGTTTCTGTACACATTACAGAGAAGACATCACTTTGAGAACccataattttttgaataaagaACATTTATATTAAGCTATCTATAATTGGAGACAACTGTTAGAACTTGGACTTATTATTCAACATCCTTGGGACATATATACATAGTAGTAACATCTGTGCATTAATGTTCACCAAGAGTTGCTGAAGATGAACGGTTTAATAGCATTCCTTTCTTGGACGCTCTTACGTTCTTCAGAGTCATCATCAGCTTTTGTCTCTCTCCTTCAACCTCTGCAAACTTGAGGCTTAGCTGAGAGTAACGGTCATGCATCTCCTTGAGCTCTGTCTCGATAGATGCATACCGGCCTTTGGTCTCCAGCATTTCCTCGATTAGGTCGTTTATGTCTCTGAAACTCTGGAAGATTGCTTCGTTATCGGTGTGTTGCTTCAAGAAAGCGCTGCAATTTCAGGCAAAAAAGGGTGTAAGTTCAGTGTTTAGTATAGTTCTTTCCAGTTCCTGCAGGATCATGTACCTCTGAAAATGGATGGTTGACTGTTTTTGCTTTCCACGTAATGCTTCAGCAAGTTCTATTTCCAGTGCAAGAACCCTTTCCAACGCGTTCCCGCAGCTGAAATTCTCGTGAGATAAAGGGAAGATACTTTGAAGTTCTTGTTTTGCCTGTTAGAAAAGATGATCATAAGACTTGTTGACACACATGCTTCAATACATTACAATCTGTAAAAGGTAAGCTTCCGCACCTGACGCAACTGCATCAGCTCTTGTTCCAAACCCGGAAATCTGGTGTCTGAATCATTATCATCTTGAGATTCAAGTAAATTCTCGTTCTTCATCCTTTCTAGCtgtaaagaagagaagaaaaaaagaggatTCAGTAGGCTCTAAcatattaaaatgtttgtaGATACAAAAGCAGCTAGTAAGCTAGTGCTATGCATCTCTCCAATTATTTTGACTCCACTCTTTAGACATTTCAACCAACTATGCAAATATTACCTCATTGTTTAAGTGATCCAAGCTAGACCTTAAAGTCTCTGTCCTAAAATTATCATTGATCAAAGCTAGGCTTTCTTCACTCTTGTCGTCCACTGCTCCAGAAGGTAATTGGTCTCCGTTTTCATTTACACCCCTCGATTGAATAGCACCCTGATGCACAAAAAACATAATCGAAAGGTATATAAATTGAATAAGTACCCTGATGAACAACAAACACACGTTAAAAGGTACTAAACACTTACTACTTTTTCGCTTTCATTGCTTAAATCCAGCTTTAAAGATATTTACAGAAAACATTGAATAACCTTAGTAGTTACCAATTTGATTAATCACGTCAATTAGTTATGCATAGCTTTTCATAAAGAAGGTGCAGCAGATTGTTAAAATGAAAGCTAGGAGCAAAACTAGTTTTAACATGAGGTGTATGATCCTATAAAATAACTTCCTGATCCAAACGGGACCTAACAGAAGTTTACCTGAATTTTTGGCCTGGGGCTTGCATTGTCAGCCAACTCTGTTACACCATCTTCCATCTGAATCTGTTTATGAGAGCCGCAACGTTGTACTAATTCTCTCAACGATTCTAGCTCTTTAGACATTTTCAGTATCTCCTCTTTAGATTCCTGCAGAAAATCTTCAAGcctctgtttttcttctttgcaGCACTCAAGGCTTAGCAATGAACAATCCAGCTCAGCCTTCATCATGTCATAATCTGTTGTTTTCTCACGTCTATCGTATGTAGCAGATTGCAAGTCAGCCTCCAGTTCCGATATTTTTTCTTCCAGCTCTTTGGTTCTCTTTAAATAGCTGGATTCTGCCTTCTTCATTGCTTCGTTCTCATCAATGGAATCTTGTAACTTCATCAGTATTCCTTCACTATGCTTCTTGGACATGGTCAGTTGATGTTGGAGCTCCTGCAGCTTGGTTTCATACTGTTCTTTGATGAAAATGATTCTCAACGACTCCTGCTGTGGAGTTAGCGGGGCTTGGTAGTCCGTCTTTTCACGAGCACGAGTGCATTCGGCTTCAGCATTGTCCTTGAGCTCTTTCAAATGGGTGGACAAGCTTTTGAACTCTTCTGTTTTCAGAATCTGCTCAGAGAGCTTCTGAGTGAGATCACCACACCTATTGTGCAGTTTTGCAAGCTCACTGGCACCTTTTCCAGACAGCTCAGCTAGTTTATCCTTTAGTACCTCGACTGTAATTTCCGCCTCAGCCTTTAACACCATCAgtttttctgtttcttcttcatgATCAACCAACAAAAATTTCAATTGCTCAACCTCATTAGCACATAGGCTTCTCTCAGAGTAACTTCTTTCTGCATTCTCATCCCTATTTGTGTACTCTTCAAGCTCAACTGACATTTCATCATTTCTATCGGCAAGAGCTCTGCTTTTAGCCATGGAAGACTCAAGCTCAGACTTCAAGACTTCAAGACTAATCAATAATTGACTGTTTTCTTCCATATACCGCTTCTCGTTGACTTGGCAATGGTTGAGGGCAGATTCTATATCAGCGTGCTTCTTTTGAGACTCAAGATGGCTCTTAGAGCAGCAGCTAAGTTGTTCTGCAAGGTCATTGATGTATGTCTCAGACTGGATTTTTGTAACAACATGCTGAACATCTCCAGCTATCAGACACAGAAAAACTTCTTCAATTAAAGAAGACTCTCGCTGAGCATTTCTACCATACTCCAAACTTTGAGAAGACTTTTCAGATTCCAGTTCAGCTACCATCTTCTCCAGAAGTTTCACTTGAGATTTCTGCAAATCAAAGTTATCCAACAGCAGGTGCTTTTCGTCTAACTCAGACGCAAGTTCTTCGATTCTGCTGTCTAATTTGTTTCTTAAACTTCTCTCAGTTTCCAGTTCTGATTTTAGAGAGTCGAGATCTGTCAATAGCTTTATATTATTATCCATATACTGAGCTTCTACATTACGAGAGCCATTGAGAGCAGTCAGTACCTCATGATGTTCCTTATGCTGCTCCTCAGCATAAGTCTCCCACTCAGATCTTGTGAAAAGTATCTGGATGTCTGCTGCTACTGAAAATTCCATCATTTCAAGTAACTGAGATTCCAGATCAGAAATATATGATGAATCACGGTTCAAGCTACTCAGAGATGTTTCATATCCTGACAAAAGATGAGTGTGATTTGCCTTCTCCAACTCCAAATCCGAAACCATTTGCTTCAGATGGACTAACTCAGAAGTAAGATCTTCCATTTTAATTTCCAGTTCCTGCCTTAAGCTTTTTTCAAGTCTCAACTCTTGATCAAACGTTGTCCTTAAATTCTCAACCTCACGCACAAGACCCAACGTTTCCTGAGATTTATCCAGAAGAGAAACCAGAAGACCTTTTTTCTCTTCAACTAGTTCTTCCACAAGCAGCTTGGTTCTTCCATGTTCAACAGTTACAGAGCTTAGTTCTGAGATCTCTTGGCCAAGCGCCTCATTCTTAGCCACGAGCAGAGGCATTTCATtctcaaaataatcaaaacGAGAAACAAATTCGGTGTGACAGCTCTGATAGTTCTGTTCAGCTTCGGTAATGGCCTTCATTCTTTCCATGATAGACTCAGTTTGCAACTGAAGCTTCTCGAGGAGGACAGTGGAAGCTTCAAGTTTAGCAACCAAACACTGTACACTATTCTCATGCTTCTGTTTGACCTCAGTAATGCCAGCCTCTGCAGCCCTCAAATTAAACTCCGTCTTGGATTTTTCCTGTACCAgatctttattttctttcaaaagTACAAGACTCTGGTCACATATCTTACACAAGAATTTATCAAGCTGATCTGCTAAATCAGCGGACTCCAAATCAAGATCCACTCCCCCTTCCCACAGAGGCATGGAAATGAGCTTTTCACTGTAGCGACCTAATGTGTTGATCAACTTCTCCTTCAGATCACTGACATTATTCTGCAGATTTTCATTTGCAGTAGCCATATTATCAAACTTATCTCTCAGAGCATCAAACTCAGCCTGCATTGTAGCAAACTGTGTCTGAAGATGAACTTTTTCAAGCGCTTCTTTCTCCACAAGCTCTGCGAGCTCTTTTTTCTCACAAATGCATGTCTCATAACTGTTTTTCCAATTCTCAGACTCCAACACTACAGATTCCAGTTCATCAATCTTTTGCAGAAGGATGAGGTTTTCTTGAGTAATACTCTGCAGATTTGCCTCTAAACTTTGATTCTGAAAAGCTACAGCATTCCATTTGGCAATGCATGTGGTTTTCTCCTCATTCAGAGAGGAAACCTCGTCCAACGTAATATCCAGCCTCTGTTTCAACATTTCCTTGGCCTCTGTTGAAAGCTCAAGCTGCCATCCAAGTTCATCAATTTTCCCTTTCATGGTTCTTAT
The Raphanus sativus cultivar WK10039 chromosome 1, ASM80110v3, whole genome shotgun sequence DNA segment above includes these coding regions:
- the LOC108854537 gene encoding uncharacterized protein LOC108854537, producing the protein MSRLAKWKLEKAKVKVVFRLQFHATHVPQAGWDKLFISFIPADSLKATAKTTKALVRNGTCKWGDPIYETTRLLQDTRTKQFDEKLYKIIVAMGTSRSSILGEAMINLAEYADALKPFAVALPLQGSDSGPILHVTVQLLTSKTGFREFEQQRELRERGPSTTPDHSSPDESSRSRTSPSDESLSHADKTNIKGSFREKFRDDSLVEEAVRPNDPDSSSLGFDVSSNTSGSLNADKHDISSTNEIDSLKSMVSGDLSGLAQSPQTEKDAREWHNGWGSEYLNKNSDLGNAIDENIKLKGFVEDMESSVNEIKIEVSSLQCHADDIGSKAQEFSQILISEISSGDRLVREVSVLKSECSKLKEEMERLRSVKTHVGYNNSKDQDNVSHNLQLRWLQGLSVVEDNIREIQNKVCYSYHDRDLRLFLSDFESLLGVLLDFKRQISTVPSEKTTTLPEKNERSISGSQLDTEIYQPELDPLQYLGMPDLASREPNSADSVNAMRDKILELVRGLDESKAERDSLTKKMDQMECYYESLVQELEETQRQLLVELQNLRTEHSTCIYSITGANAEMETLRQDVNEQALRFSEEKKALVSVNEELDKRATAAEAALKRARLNYSIAVNHLQKDLELLSSQVVSMFETNEKLIKQAFPDPPQSFDESTGDAKPEKQNTRDVKLTQLHNEKKGMKERPLKGDILLENLQRSLHVQESLYQKVEEELYEMHSRNLYLEVFSKILQETFLQASFDIRTMKGKIDELGWQLELSTEAKEMLKQRLDITLDEVSSLNEEKTTCIAKWNAVAFQNQSLEANLQSITQENLILLQKIDELESVVLESENWKNSYETCICEKKELAELVEKEALEKVHLQTQFATMQAEFDALRDKFDNMATANENLQNNVSDLKEKLINTLGRYSEKLISMPLWEGGVDLDLESADLADQLDKFLCKICDQSLVLLKENKDLVQEKSKTEFNLRAAEAGITEVKQKHENSVQCLVAKLEASTVLLEKLQLQTESIMERMKAITEAEQNYQSCHTEFVSRFDYFENEMPLLVAKNEALGQEISELSSVTVEHGRTKLLVEELVEEKKGLLVSLLDKSQETLGLVREVENLRTTFDQELRLEKSLRQELEIKMEDLTSELVHLKQMVSDLELEKANHTHLLSGYETSLSSLNRDSSYISDLESQLLEMMEFSVAADIQILFTRSEWETYAEEQHKEHHEVLTALNGSRNVEAQYMDNNIKLLTDLDSLKSELETERSLRNKLDSRIEELASELDEKHLLLDNFDLQKSQVKLLEKMVAELESEKSSQSLEYGRNAQRESSLIEEVFLCLIAGDVQHVVTKIQSETYINDLAEQLSCCSKSHLESQKKHADIESALNHCQVNEKRYMEENSQLLISLEVLKSELESSMAKSRALADRNDEMSVELEEYTNRDENAERSYSERSLCANEVEQLKFLLVDHEEETEKLMVLKAEAEITVEVLKDKLAELSGKGASELAKLHNRCGDLTQKLSEQILKTEEFKSLSTHLKELKDNAEAECTRAREKTDYQAPLTPQQESLRIIFIKEQYETKLQELQHQLTMSKKHSEGILMKLQDSIDENEAMKKAESSYLKRTKELEEKISELEADLQSATYDRREKTTDYDMMKAELDCSLLSLECCKEEKQRLEDFLQESKEEILKMSKELESLRELVQRCGSHKQIQMEDGVTELADNASPRPKIQGAIQSRGVNENGDQLPSGAVDDKSEESLALINDNFRTETLRSSLDHLNNELERMKNENLLESQDDNDSDTRFPGLEQELMQLRQAKQELQSIFPLSHENFSCGNALERVLALEIELAEALRGKQKQSTIHFQSAFLKQHTDNEAIFQSFRDINDLIEEMLETKGRYASIETELKEMHDRYSQLSLKFAEVEGERQKLMMTLKNVRASKKGMLLNRSSSATLGEH